Proteins from a single region of Heterodontus francisci isolate sHetFra1 chromosome 29, sHetFra1.hap1, whole genome shotgun sequence:
- the LOC137345998 gene encoding uncharacterized protein isoform X1: MGEKTRLLSNQHWPPGMMRRVKVPRSMLEGSLLKDLNIGQQRYMYSIFTIYKAGPLRRSLHQQYINSLERQRMLDDFCFWNRPRLDLLRSTSFGDRIGLCISDKSFPTGLRIEKLFQFPINGFVSGFCPFASVCMKEPPFPQCLHHFRTS; the protein is encoded by the exons ATGGGAGAAAAGACAAGATTGCTGTCCAATCAGCACTGGCCTCCGGGGATGATGAGAAGAGTTAAGGTTCCACGGTCAATGCTGGAAGGTTCACTCCTGAAG GACCTCAATATCGGGCAGCAGAGATACATGTACAGCATCTTCACTATCTACAAAGCAGGTCCCCTCCGCAGGAGCCTCCATCAGCAATACATCAACAGCCTCGAGCGACAGAGGATGTTGG ATGACTTTTGTTTCTGGAACCGGCCCAGACTGGATCTGCTCAGGTCAACATCATTTGGAGACAGAATTGGACTATGCATATCGGATAAATCATTTCCAACCGGACTGAGGATCGAAAAACTATTCCAATTCCCAATAAATGGGTTTGTGAGCGGTTTTTGTCCATTTGCATCCGTTTGTATGAAAGAACCCCCGTTTCCCCAGTGCCTTCACCACTTTAGGACGTCCTGA
- the LOC137345998 gene encoding protein FAM216B-like isoform X2, whose amino-acid sequence MGEKTRLLSNQHWPPGMMRRVKVPRSMLEGSLLKDLNIGQQRYMYSIFTIYKAGPLRRSLHQQYINSLERQRMLGYMTTEEMNKFVDYLRSPRQQQYQKWSPLMVRATTASPRKQDHHSQPKPERRWRTKR is encoded by the exons ATGGGAGAAAAGACAAGATTGCTGTCCAATCAGCACTGGCCTCCGGGGATGATGAGAAGAGTTAAGGTTCCACGGTCAATGCTGGAAGGTTCACTCCTGAAG GACCTCAATATCGGGCAGCAGAGATACATGTACAGCATCTTCACTATCTACAAAGCAGGTCCCCTCCGCAGGAGCCTCCATCAGCAATACATCAACAGCCTCGAGCGACAGAGGATGTTGG GTTACATGACTACTGAGGAAATGAACAAGTTTGTAGATTATCTGAGAAGCCCCAGGCAGCAGCAGTATCAGAAATGGTCCCCCTTAATGGTCAGAGCTACGACCGCAAGTCCGAGAAAGCAAGACCACCACTCGCAACCGAAACCTGAGAGGAGATGGAGAACAAAAAG ATGA